The Amblyomma americanum isolate KBUSLIRL-KWMA chromosome 3, ASM5285725v1, whole genome shotgun sequence genome window below encodes:
- the LOC144123980 gene encoding uncharacterized protein LOC144123980, translating into MSSGGAATAALAGRGNRIEGNDDTDYQVILPQLPTGRVALNTLFLHGDVRVRPFRVENFRDALAQAGTLPDVVALGAYQIDHVWAVTFKTAEGAKRLLAFKELKVKGRRCLIIDPEDQQVKLRLHWMLEGVADEDIRTASAAFGKVTEVTRERWRVHGVHDKGSTTRTVLLKLKPGLKVDDLPHQIRVAGELALVVAPGRPMQCLRCHGTGHVRRECKVPRCSKCRRYGHADSDCVRTYAVATGLAMGVDTTEHIMDVAETEEAAKGTDVTTKPAVMTESSGHPSGDGNTASGGGKEPGTVIPTGINEGSSSDGTSHPKNVDQPPTSEEQMDQSGARVTTVAAPAKRPHDPTDNEGDKPADGGVDEPPAKAGQSRRPTLRPTPNLAAGKRVAEKAPPLPPQENLA; encoded by the coding sequence atgagctccggcggagcggcgaccgcggcccttgctggccgcggaaacaggatcgaAGGAAACGACGATACGGATTATCAGGTGATCTTGCCGCAGctgcctaccggacgtgtggCTTTAAACACACTTTTTCTGCACGGTGATGTTCGTGTTAGGCCCTTTCGGGTCGAGAATTTTCGTGATGCGCTGGCCCAGGCTGGTACGCTCCCTGACGTGGTGGctttgggggcgtaccaaatcGACCACGTTTGGGCTGTGACTTTCAAGACCGCTGAGGGAGCCAAGAGGCTTCTCGCCTTCAAGGAACTGAAAGTGAAAGGACGGCGATGTCTTATCATCGATCCGGAAGACCAACAAGTGAAGCTACGGCTCCACTGGATGCTGGAAGGCGTGGCCGACGAAGACATCCGGACGGCTTCTGCTGCGTTCGGGAAGGTAACCGAAGTTACACGGGAACGGTGGCGCGTCCATGGCGTCCACGACAAGGGATCTACAACGCGTACTGTGCTCCTGAAACTTAAACCTGGTTTGAAGGTCGACGATCTGCCTCACCAGATACGTGTCGCCGGGGAGTTGGCCCTTGTTGTGGCGCcggggcgaccgatgcagtgcttgcgctgccatggcacgggccacgttcggcGAGAGTGTAAAGTGCCCCGGTGTTCGAAATGCAGGCGTTACGGCCACGCTGACAGCGACTGCGTCCGCACATACGCAGTGGCAACCGGGCTGGCAATGGGAGTCGACACGACGGAGCACATTATGGACGTCGCCGAGACAGAAGAGGCGGCAAAGGGAACCGACGTGACGACGAAACCGGCGGTGATGACGGAGTCTTCGGGGCACCCGAGCGGCGACGGAAACACGGCCAGCGGCGGTGGGAAGGAACCGGGGACGGTAATTCCTACTGGGATAAATGAAGGGTCATCCAGCGACGGGACCAGCCATCCTAAAAATGTCGACCAACCACCGACCAGCGAGGAACAGATGGACCAGAGCGGCGCCCGTGTGACGACCGTTGCCGCCCCAGCCAAGCGACCTCACGACCCGACCGACAACGAAGGGGACAAGCCCGCAGATGGCGGCGTTGATGAGCCGCCAGCGAAAGCAGGCCAGTCCAGGCGACCAACACTCAGGCCAACGCCCAACCTTGCGGCAGGCAAGCGGGTCGCCGAGAAGGCGCCTCCACTGCCTCCGCAGGAAAACCTGGCATAG